From the genome of Streptomyces sp. NBC_00523:
GACGGTCACCGTGACCGTACCGCTGTCGTCCGCGCTCGCCCCGCCGCCGCAGCCCGTGGTGAGCGTGAGGAGCAGCGCGGCGCCGGCCAGGGCGCCGGGTGCTGTGCGTCGCATGGGAGTCGGGGCCTTTCAGCGCAGGAGATAGGGCATGTTGACGGTGACCGCCCCGGTGGGGCAGCGGGCGGCGCAGGGGCCGCAGTACCAGCACTCGTCCACGTGCATGTAGGCCTTGCCGCTGTCCTGGTGGATGGCCAGGGAGTCGAGCG
Proteins encoded in this window:
- a CDS encoding 4Fe-4S dicluster domain-containing protein, producing the protein MPLAPQRADVPVTIDESKCIDGCTLCVDMCPLDSLAIHQDSGKAYMHVDECWYCGPCAARCPTGAVTVNMPYLLR